From a region of the Geothrix sp. 21YS21S-2 genome:
- a CDS encoding methylated-DNA--[protein]-cysteine S-methyltransferase, which yields MERFLDFPTALGVCRLRWTDRGVRSLTFGVEPEPGDPPPAWVADAVRALTAHLAGEGGSLDGIRLDLEGLPPFRRRVMEVLLATRPGQTLTYGDVALLAGSPGASRAVGQAVARNPLPILVPCHRVLAADGPGGFSLFGSLEAKARLLALEGVRLRHN from the coding sequence ATGGAGCGGTTCCTGGACTTCCCGACGGCCCTGGGTGTCTGCCGGCTGCGGTGGACGGACCGGGGCGTGCGCTCCCTGACCTTCGGCGTGGAGCCGGAACCGGGGGATCCGCCTCCCGCCTGGGTGGCCGACGCGGTGCGGGCCCTCACGGCGCACCTGGCCGGGGAGGGGGGCTCCCTGGACGGGATCCGGCTCGACCTGGAGGGGCTGCCACCCTTCCGGCGCCGGGTGATGGAGGTGCTCCTGGCCACGCGGCCGGGGCAGACCCTCACGTACGGGGACGTGGCCCTCCTGGCGGGGTCGCCGGGGGCCTCCCGGGCCGTGGGGCAGGCCGTGGCGCGCAACCCGCTGCCCATCCTCGTGCCCTGCCACCGGGTGCTGGCCGCCGACGGCCCCGGCGGGTTCTCCCTCTTCGGGAGCCTGGAGGCCAAGGCTCGGCTTCTGGCGCTCGAAGGGGTGCGGCTCCGGCATAATTGA
- a CDS encoding 3'-5' exonuclease, whose product MSQSLLFIDTETGGLDPRKHSLLSVALVVGDAGGVANSLEILIRHEPYVVSAGGMKVNRIDLVQHTAGALEPDIALGVMNVFLDQHFPHICKPIILAGHNVGFDQAFLGAFLDSLGHSLEPRFSHRVVDTHSLAAALRDAGRLPLDNLSSTALFAHFGIEVPEEKRHTALGDALATFELYWKLVGLMR is encoded by the coding sequence ATGAGCCAATCGCTGCTTTTCATCGACACCGAGACCGGCGGCCTGGATCCCCGGAAGCACAGCCTGCTGAGCGTGGCGCTGGTGGTGGGTGACGCCGGCGGGGTCGCCAACAGCCTGGAGATCCTCATCCGCCACGAACCCTACGTGGTCTCCGCGGGAGGGATGAAGGTAAACCGCATCGACCTGGTGCAGCACACCGCGGGGGCCCTGGAGCCGGACATCGCCCTGGGGGTGATGAACGTCTTCCTGGACCAGCACTTCCCCCACATCTGCAAGCCCATCATCCTGGCAGGGCACAACGTCGGCTTCGACCAGGCCTTCCTGGGCGCCTTCCTGGACAGCCTGGGGCACAGCCTGGAGCCCCGCTTCAGCCACCGCGTGGTGGACACCCACAGCCTGGCCGCGGCCCTGCGGGACGCCGGCAGGCTGCCCCTGGACAACCTCAGCTCCACGGCGCTCTTCGCCCACTTCGGCATCGAGGTTCCCGAGGAGAAGCGCCACACCGCCCTGGGCGACGCCCTGGCCACCTTCGAACTCTACTGGAAGCTCGTGGGGCTCATGCGATGA
- a CDS encoding ABC transporter ATP-binding protein, with protein sequence MTGMALSIRDLHKTYLGAEHPVFDGFSLEVEPGELCAVVGVSGVGKTTLLNCVAGLDHWEGGTIEAGGHQVPTGRPEASALFRRAHVGLAFQQPHLLPEFTVEENLLMPIRIAGDVTPAHEAWVRELLATVGLADLGGRLPSTLSGGQAARVGLARALARRPGLWLLDEPTGNLDPATALEVFEFLMRLHQELRPTTLLVTHNMALAERCGRIVRLGPKVVEEVR encoded by the coding sequence ATGACGGGAATGGCCCTCTCCATCCGGGACCTGCACAAGACCTACCTGGGCGCCGAGCACCCCGTGTTCGACGGCTTCTCCCTGGAGGTCGAACCCGGCGAGCTCTGCGCCGTGGTGGGCGTCTCGGGCGTGGGCAAGACCACCCTGCTCAACTGCGTGGCCGGACTCGACCACTGGGAGGGCGGCACCATCGAGGCCGGCGGCCACCAGGTCCCCACGGGCCGGCCCGAGGCCTCGGCCCTCTTCCGGCGCGCCCACGTGGGCCTGGCCTTCCAGCAGCCCCACCTCCTGCCCGAGTTCACGGTGGAGGAGAACCTCCTCATGCCCATCCGCATCGCCGGGGACGTCACCCCCGCCCACGAAGCCTGGGTGCGCGAACTCCTGGCCACCGTGGGCCTGGCGGACCTGGGCGGGCGCCTGCCCAGCACCCTCTCCGGGGGCCAGGCCGCGCGAGTGGGACTGGCGCGGGCCCTGGCGCGGCGCCCCGGCCTGTGGCTCCTGGACGAGCCCACCGGGAACCTGGATCCGGCCACGGCGCTGGAGGTGTTCGAATTCCTGATGAGGCTCCACCAGGAGCTCAGGCCCACGACGCTGCTGGTCACCCACAACATGGCGCTGGCCGAAAGGTGTGGGCGGATCGTGCGGCTGGGGCCGAAGGTGGTGGAGGAAGTGCGGTAG
- a CDS encoding ABC transporter permease, translated as MTSFEAFVANRYLHTRKKGAFVRVMVRFARWGIALGVFAMVVALAIANGLLEEIQANLFSATGHFTVAHLEGEIPDTQAALARIRRTPGVVAASPMRMDHGLIRPTNSTAPPSPLLLKGVDPASAHGTSRIFDSLEPTPVESLKEGEILLGATLAKDLGIHVGDPVAVVFMRLDLGLSGLQPKLAAYKVAGIFTSHIGEYDKAWGFIHINDSMRLAGSEQAEFIEVRAPSIDAIERTKPAVMGALNGGGKGPWLAQDLRDTNRALFAALKVEKWMMAAIFSLIVLIAVFNIVASLVLLVTEKRRDLGVLLALGATPRQVQRLFELQGIRIGAVGTFWGLAVSVPLCLVADRWKLIPLPSAVYDFITYVPLRLSFLDIAVVAVFPLLVAWIASRFPARRASGVDPVDALRAE; from the coding sequence GTGACCTCCTTCGAGGCCTTCGTCGCCAACCGCTACCTCCATACCCGCAAGAAGGGCGCCTTCGTGCGCGTCATGGTGCGGTTCGCGCGCTGGGGCATCGCCCTGGGGGTGTTCGCCATGGTGGTGGCCCTGGCCATCGCCAACGGGCTCCTGGAGGAGATCCAGGCCAACCTCTTCTCGGCCACCGGGCACTTCACCGTGGCCCACCTGGAGGGGGAGATCCCGGACACCCAGGCCGCCCTGGCCCGCATCCGCCGGACCCCCGGCGTCGTGGCGGCCAGTCCCATGCGCATGGACCACGGCCTCATCCGGCCCACCAACTCCACCGCCCCCCCTTCCCCGCTGCTGCTCAAGGGCGTGGACCCGGCCTCGGCCCACGGCACCTCGCGGATCTTCGACTCCCTGGAGCCCACGCCGGTGGAGAGCCTCAAGGAAGGGGAGATCCTCCTGGGCGCCACCCTCGCCAAGGACCTGGGCATCCACGTGGGCGACCCGGTGGCTGTCGTCTTCATGCGGCTGGACCTGGGCCTCTCGGGCCTCCAGCCCAAGCTGGCCGCCTACAAGGTGGCGGGCATCTTCACCAGCCACATCGGCGAGTACGACAAGGCCTGGGGCTTCATCCACATCAACGACTCCATGCGCCTTGCCGGGAGCGAACAGGCCGAGTTCATCGAGGTGCGCGCCCCCAGCATCGACGCCATCGAGCGCACCAAGCCCGCGGTCATGGGGGCCCTCAACGGCGGCGGCAAGGGCCCCTGGCTCGCCCAGGACCTGCGCGACACCAACCGGGCCCTCTTCGCCGCGCTGAAGGTGGAGAAGTGGATGATGGCGGCGATCTTCTCGCTCATCGTGCTCATCGCCGTCTTCAACATCGTGGCCAGCCTGGTGCTGCTGGTGACGGAAAAGCGCCGGGACCTGGGCGTGCTGCTGGCCCTGGGGGCGACGCCCCGCCAGGTGCAGCGGCTCTTCGAGCTGCAGGGCATCCGCATCGGGGCCGTGGGCACCTTCTGGGGCCTGGCGGTGTCGGTGCCCCTGTGCCTGGTGGCGGACCGCTGGAAGCTGATCCCGCTGCCCTCGGCGGTGTACGACTTCATCACCTACGTCCCCCTGCGCTTAAGCTTCCTGGACATCGCGGTGGTGGCGGTCTTCCCGCTGCTGGTGGCCTGGATCGCCTCGAGGTTCCCCGCGCGGCGGGCCTCGGGCGTGGACCCCGTGGACGCCCTGCGGGCCGAGTGA
- the murB gene encoding UDP-N-acetylmuramate dehydrogenase codes for MKPWPDDLLAIPHKRDVPFSKLTTLGVGGICRWLFEPVDEPQAQAFVRACRREGLPWRVLGGGSNLVVLGDIETPVVRLRFPGEVRREGLEVHAPASYGHIRLSGDTAAMGLTGMEYASGIPGSVGGALHMNAGAYGRETVDVLARFRFLTPDGDLVEKAPEPGEFRYRWSFLEGGHLALGLVVRLAEGDPAAIRARVEECRARRGTSQPLHKRNAGCVFKNPPGQSAGRLIDLAGLKGFRVGDAEVSPEHGNFLVNLGGATAAEFGELMARVREKVLDVHGIELEPEVEIWYT; via the coding sequence ATGAAGCCCTGGCCCGACGACCTCCTGGCGATCCCCCACAAGCGGGACGTGCCCTTCTCCAAGCTGACGACCCTGGGCGTGGGAGGGATCTGCCGGTGGCTCTTCGAGCCGGTGGACGAGCCCCAGGCCCAGGCCTTCGTGCGGGCCTGCCGCCGGGAGGGCCTCCCCTGGCGGGTCCTGGGCGGCGGCAGCAACCTGGTCGTCCTGGGGGACATCGAGACCCCGGTGGTGCGCCTCCGGTTCCCCGGCGAGGTGCGCCGCGAAGGCCTGGAGGTGCACGCCCCGGCGTCCTACGGCCACATCCGCCTCAGCGGCGACACGGCGGCCATGGGGCTCACGGGGATGGAATACGCCTCGGGCATCCCGGGGTCCGTGGGGGGCGCCCTGCACATGAACGCCGGGGCCTACGGCCGGGAGACGGTGGACGTCCTGGCCCGGTTCCGGTTCCTCACGCCCGACGGCGACCTGGTGGAGAAGGCCCCGGAACCGGGGGAGTTCCGCTACCGGTGGAGCTTCCTGGAGGGGGGCCACCTGGCCCTGGGCCTGGTGGTGCGGCTCGCCGAGGGGGATCCCGCCGCCATCCGCGCCCGGGTGGAGGAATGCAGGGCCAGGCGCGGCACCAGCCAGCCCCTGCACAAGCGCAACGCCGGGTGCGTGTTCAAGAACCCCCCGGGCCAGAGCGCGGGACGGCTCATCGACCTGGCCGGGCTCAAGGGCTTCCGGGTGGGCGACGCGGAGGTGAGCCCGGAGCACGGGAACTTCCTGGTGAACCTGGGGGGGGCCACGGCGGCGGAATTCGGCGAGCTCATGGCGAGGGTCCGGGAGAAAGTCCTGGACGTCCACGGCATTGAACTCGAACCTGAGGTCGAGATCTGGTACACCTGA
- the ruvX gene encoding Holliday junction resolvase RuvX: MRWMGLDHGTKNIGIAFTDDLEILASPFEVWPNQGEASLARLARLAKEEGVHALLVGLPLHKDGSESATAPLARSFGEALRDRTGLPLVFWDERLTSVEADRLLAARGVKARDRKARLDAAAAAVMLADLIETRRSRGRAVGSPEI; encoded by the coding sequence ATGCGCTGGATGGGCCTCGACCACGGAACGAAGAACATCGGGATCGCCTTCACGGACGACCTGGAGATCCTCGCCTCGCCCTTCGAGGTGTGGCCCAACCAGGGCGAAGCCTCCCTGGCGCGGCTCGCCAGGCTCGCGAAGGAGGAGGGCGTCCACGCCCTTCTTGTGGGCCTGCCCCTGCACAAGGACGGCTCCGAGAGCGCCACCGCCCCCCTGGCCCGGTCCTTCGGGGAGGCCCTGCGGGATCGCACCGGCCTGCCCCTGGTGTTCTGGGACGAGCGCCTCACCAGCGTCGAGGCCGACCGGCTCCTGGCGGCGCGGGGCGTGAAGGCCAGGGACCGCAAGGCCCGGCTCGACGCGGCGGCGGCGGCGGTGATGCTGGCGGATCTCATCGAGACGAGGAGATCCAGGGGGCGGGCTGTGGGGAGCCCTGAGATCTGA